A part of Geothrix oryzae genomic DNA contains:
- the rsmA gene encoding 16S rRNA (adenine(1518)-N(6)/adenine(1519)-N(6))-dimethyltransferase RsmA: MSDPSTIARLRPKKAFGQNFLVNEGAIRTIVDAALASPAPRLLEIGPGPGVLTERLLADGRPLWAVDLDPEAIALLRERFAANPHFHLLEGDAVRMPLPEGEAWSVVGNLPYNAATPILARLLTEGIPWDRMALMFQLEVAQKLMGVPGTKAYGPLSVLAQLCARLTRLVKLGPGSFRPAPKVESAVVLFVPRGDAPSLAERKVLLSVLHRSFAHRRKTLANNWQGALPTEALTRAGLDSTLRAEVLAPPIWLAATRHLLTHHPEVFPS, from the coding sequence GTGTCAGATCCTTCAACCATTGCCCGCCTCCGCCCCAAAAAGGCCTTCGGCCAGAACTTCCTGGTGAACGAGGGGGCCATTCGCACCATCGTGGATGCGGCGCTGGCGAGCCCGGCCCCCCGGCTGCTGGAAATCGGCCCGGGGCCTGGGGTGCTGACGGAGCGGCTGCTGGCCGATGGCCGTCCCCTGTGGGCCGTGGACCTGGACCCCGAGGCCATCGCCCTGCTGCGCGAGCGTTTTGCGGCGAACCCCCACTTCCACCTGCTGGAAGGCGATGCGGTGCGGATGCCCCTGCCCGAAGGCGAGGCCTGGTCGGTGGTGGGCAACCTGCCCTACAACGCGGCGACGCCCATCCTCGCCAGGCTGCTCACGGAGGGCATCCCCTGGGACCGCATGGCGCTGATGTTCCAGCTGGAGGTGGCCCAGAAGCTCATGGGCGTGCCCGGCACCAAGGCCTATGGGCCCCTGTCGGTGCTGGCCCAGCTCTGCGCACGCCTGACCCGGCTGGTGAAGCTGGGGCCCGGTTCCTTCCGGCCCGCGCCCAAGGTGGAATCCGCCGTGGTGCTCTTCGTGCCCCGTGGAGACGCGCCCAGCCTCGCAGAACGGAAGGTCCTGCTCTCCGTGCTGCACCGGTCCTTCGCCCACCGCCGCAAGACCCTGGCGAACAACTGGCAGGGCGCCCTGCCGACGGAAGCCCTGACCCGCGCCGGCCTGGACTCGACGCTGCGAGCTGAAGTCCTGGCGCCTCCGATCTGGCTCGCTGCCACCCGCCACCTGTTGACCCATCATCCCGAGGTGTTCCCATCGTGA